Genomic DNA from Alistipes indistinctus YIT 12060:
TGGATCGACGAAGTGGAACCCTGCTGGTTCTGCACGACGAAGTGGGCTACCTCATCGAACATCGCATCGAGCTGCGAAAGGTCGTTCGCCCTATTGCCGCCCGCCGAACCGCCGTTATCCGCCGAATCGGGATTGTATTCGGGCAGTTCGTAAGCACCGAGATACCCGCGTTGGTTGCTGATGAATTCGGTGATCCGTTCGATTTCCGGCGTATCGACGAATGCACACTGCACACGCGTCAGGTCGTTGCCTGTCGAGACGAGCATGTCCCCGCGGCCGATCAACTGATTCGCTCCCGGCTGGTCGATAATCGTCCGCGAGTCGATCATCGAGGTGACGCGGAAAGCGATACGCGCCGGGAAGTTCGCTTTGATTACGCCCGTGATGATATTCGTCGTCGGGCGCTGCGTGGCGATCACCAAATGGATGCCCACCGCACGGGCCAGCTGCGCGATACGCGCGATCGGCGTTTCGACTTCACGGCCGGCGGTCATGATCAGGTCGGCAAACTCGTCGATCACGACGATAATATAGGGTAGAAACCGGTGTCCCTTCTGCGGGTTGAGCTTGCGGTGCCTGAATTTGTCGTTGTACTCCTTCACATGGCGCACTTCGGCCTTACGCAGTAGGTCGTAGCGGGCGTCCATTTCGATACAGAGCGAATTGAGCGTATAGATCACCTTGTGCGTATCGGTGATGATCGCATCGTCCTCACCCGGCAACTTGGCCAAAAAATGGCGTTCGAGCTTGCCGTACAACGTCAGCTCGACCTTCTTCGGGTCCACCAACACGAGTTTCAGTTCCGAAGGATGTTTCTTGTACAGGAGCGAAGTAATGATCGCATTGAGGCCGACCGATTTACCCTGCCCCGTAGCACCGGCCACCAGCAGGTGCGGCATCTTGGCCAGGTCGATTACGAATGTTTCGTCCTGAATCGTCTTACCCAGTACGACGGGGATATCGTAGGTCGACTCCTGGAATTTCGCCGATTTAATGACCGAAAACATCGAAACCACCTTCTTGTCCTTATTCGGCACCTCGATACCGATCGTACCCTTGCCGGGAATCGGCGCAATGATACGGATACCGAGAGCGGAAAGACTCAGCGCGATATCGTCCTCCAGGTTCTTGATCTTAGAGATCCGCACGCCGGGCGCCGGGACGATCTCGTACAGGGTAACGGTCGGGCCGATCGTCGCCTTCACCTTGTCGATCTTGATACCGAAATTCTCCAGCGTCTCCTTGATCCGGTTCTTATTCTCAACGATCTCTTCACTGGTCACGCTCACCTCCACCGTATGGTCCTCGAGCAGTTCGAGCGGCGGCCGTTGGTACGACGACAGGTCGAGCGTCGGGTCGTACAGCGCATTCTCGATCTCCTCCTCCGACAAAATCTTATCTCCCGGCAGGCGGTCGACGGTCATATCGGCCGAACTCTCGATCGCGGTATCCTGCGGCACCGCCGCGACAAAGTCGGCTCCGCCCGCAGACGGCACATTTCCGGACGCCACTCCGGACGGACTGTCCGCCGTTTCCGCAAACGGAGGAACAGGATCGGCCTTGAACGGATTATCGGTTCCGTCATTTCGCCTGACGGGATAATCGCCGGGCATCGCACCCGCCGCCGGGGCATCCGGCCAGCCTCCTGCAGACACACCTGCCGGCTGTTCCGGCTCTCCGTCTCCGGCAGCGTATTGGATGGTGAAACCGTTTTCATCCACTTTTTCGAATGCTCCGGAGCTTCCGTCCGCCGCAGTGACAGACATGCCCGATCCCGAAATTTGAGCGTCACTGCCCGTCCCGAAAATCCCGGTCAACCCGGGCGCCGATGCATCCGAATTTTCAACCGGCAGGCCGGTAATCTCGAATCCGTTCTCATCCACCCTCGTAACCGGCTGTAAAGGCTGCACGTTAGAATCAGACTCTTCAACGGGCTTAATGATCACAAAACCGTCTTCATCGGTCTGTTCGGCCACACGCGGTACCTGATCGTAAAAATCTTCGCCGACCGTGTTCGGCACCGACGCCCCCGGAATAATCACCGAAAAGCCTTCTTCGTCGGTAATCACGCCCGGTTGGCCCCCGGACGGTGCCAAAGGCGAACCGGGGCAAGACGCAGATGCCCCGGCACTCTCTCCTTCTCCTGTTTGTTTCGTTCCGTTTTTGCCGGCAGAAACATCCGCTCCGACAACATTGTCAAACGATTCATCACCCTCTTTGCGCGAGTCGTGCGGCAATAAATCCGCAGCGGTCGAAGTAATCACTTCACCGAGCTTCTTACTGTTGTCGACCATCCCTTTGCCAAGGCGGTTGATCACGCCGATCGTATTGCGGTTGATATAGACGGCATAAATTACGAAAGCCAATGCCAGCAGCAGTCCGGTGCCCAGTACGCCGATGAGCGAATTAAGCCATCGGGCGACATAGATCCCCTGCGCACCACCGAGCCCGGTTCCGAAAACGCCCCATGCATCTCCGAAAATATAGCCGAGCGCGAGCGACCCGAGAATCATCAGCACCAGCATAAGCCGCACCGACTTGCGCAGCAGCATCGGACGGTAACGCATAATCCGCAGGGAAAGGACGATCAGCACGATCGGGATACAAATCCCGAAGAGGCCGAACCATTCGCCGACGATATAATTCGCCGTTACCGCACCCAACTTGCCACCCCAATTGCTCACCGGATCCTGCGTCGCATCGAACACCTGCCCGAACCTGGCGACAGCCTGGTCTTTGCTCCAATAGATGAAATAGGAGACGACGGATACCAGTATGAACAAGGCCACGGCCAGCAATGCAAAACCGTACGACCACCGCTGGGTGTCGCTCAGTCCCTGTTGCCGGGGTTGTCTCCCCTCCGCCGCTGCGGGCTTCTTTTTTGCCGCTGTCGCCATATATTCGGTAAAAAACTAAAAGATATTTTTCGATAAATTTATGGAATACCACGCCTGTATCCGCCCATTCCGCTGTCCCGGCAAACCGTTATCCGAAGAGGTCCGCAGGTCGAGATCCATTCGTCGGAGCCCTACGAGCCCCTCAGTCGAGATCCAATGTTTTGGCCCGCTCGCTCTTGGCGATCAACCGGGAGAGGTACTCCTCGTCCGCACTGGTCATAAAACTGTACTCGGGCTCGTGATCCTCCGCGGCCGCCAACGAGAACTCCTCCAACAGCACCTCTACGCGCCGTTCGATAGCAGGTGCGGGATTGACCAGCCGCACGTCGCGGTCTCCGATCACGCGCCGCATCGCACCGGAGAGAAACGGATAATGCGTACAACCCAATACAATCCGGTCCACCCCCTGTTCGAGCATCGGCCCGAGCAGTTTCGATACGGTTTCGAACGCCTCGGGAGTATCCTCGCGATCGCTTTCGACCAACTCGACGAACCCTTCGCCCACCTGCTCGATCATCCGCGCCCGGTCCGCATATTTGCGGGAAGTCTCGCGGAAAAGCCTGCCTTTGAGCGAAGCGGCCGTGGCCAGAATCCCGACCACACCGCTACGAGAAGTGAGCACCGCCGGTTTAACGGCCGGTTCGAGCCCCACGAACGGCACGTCGTAAGTGGTGCGCAAGTGGTCGATAGCCGCTGCGGTCGCGGTATTGCACGCAATCACGACCATCTTCACTCCCGCCGACAACATGCGCCGCACGGCATAGTCGGAATATTCGACTATTCGTTCACGGGGCTGGTTCCCGTAAGGACAATTTTTGCCGTCTCCGTAATAGAGCAGCGATTCGTGCGGCAATCTGCGGTACAGCTCGCTCCACACGCTCAATCCTCCCTGGCCCGAATCAAAAACGCCTATCGGTGCATTGTTCATGCTATTTGTTCCTCCTCTGCTCAATCCATTTGCGGGCATTGACGAACGCCTCGATCCACGGGCTCACCTCATCAGCGGCCCGCTCTTCTGGATAATAGGCCCAGTTCCACGGACGCAGCGAACGTTCGATATGGGGCATCATCGCCAGGTGGCGTCCGTCGGCCGAGACGATCGCAGCGGCGGCATAGTCGCTCCCGTTGGGATTGCCCGGATACTGGTCGTAAGCGTATTTCAGCGGAATGCGGTAACGCTCCTCCTCGTACGGCAAGCGGAATTTACCCTCGCCGTGCGCCACCCAGATACCCAGGCGGCTACCGGCCATGGAATCGAACAACACCGAACCCGTCGGTTGCACCTCGACATTCACGAAGCACGATTCGAATTTGTGCGAATCGTTGTGCAGCATGCGGGGTTTCTGCTCATGGTCGGGCGTGATCAGCCCCAGTTCCGCCATCAGCTGGCAACCGTTGCAAACACCCAGCGAAAGCGTATCTTCTCGCGCATAGAAACGGTCGAGCGCCTCCTTGGCCCGTTCGTTATAGAGGAATGCGCCGGCCCAGCCCTTAGCCGAATTCAGTACGTCCGAGTTGGCAAAACCGCCGACAAAAACGATCATATTGACATCCTCCAACGTCTCGCGGCCGCTGATCAGGTCTGTCATGTGCACATCCTTGACATCCATTCCGGCCAGGTGCATACACCACGCCATCTCGCGCTCGCTGTTCGAGCCCTGTTCGCGGATCACCGCGGCTTTGATGCCGCTCGGCGTACGGCGGCTCGCCTCGAGCCCCCACTGCGACAGTTTGCCGGTGAACGTCTCCGGGAATTTATAGCTGAGTTCCTGATTTTTGTAATTCGCAAAACGCTCCGAGGCCTTCTGCACTCCGCTCTGGCGGCGATCCAGCAGGTAAGAGGTCTTGAACCACGTATCCCGCAACTGATCGATCAGCAGCGAGAACTCGACCCCGGCATTGGTCACCGTGAAGCGGCGCTCCTGGTTCACATCGCCGATCACATAGGCGTCGATCCCGTCGAACTTGAGGTTTTCGCACACCTCCGATCCGTTCTCCACCTGCAGCACTACGGCCGGTTTTTCGCTGAAAAGCACCTTGATCAGGTCTTTTTCGGCCAGCGCCGCAAGGCTCAGGTCCATACCGCTCCGGTTGTCGGCGAAGGTCATCTCCAGCAGTGCGGTAATCAGGCCGCCCGCCGACACGTCGTGCCCGGAGAGCACTTTTCCCTCTTCGACCAACTGCTGTACGGCACCGAACGCCCGGGTAAAGTAGTCGGCCGAAGTGACCGTCGGGACATCCATGCCCACGCTGCCGACCACCTGGGCGAAACTGCTGCCGCCCAAACGGAACCCGTCGCGGCTCATATCCACGTAAATCATCTGGCTGCGGCGGTGCTTGAGCGCGGGAGAGACCACTTTCTTCACATCCGACACTTCGCCCACGGAGGTAATGATCACCGTACCCGGAGCGTACACCTGTTCGCCGTCCTTGTATTTCTGCGTCATCGAGAGCGAATCCTTGCCGGTGGGAATGTTGATCCCCAAAGCCAGCGCATAGTCGCTCGCCGCCTGCACAGCCGCATAGAGACGCGCATCCTCGCCTTCGTTCTTGCAGGGCCACATCCAGTTGGCGCTGAGCGATACCGACGGCAGTCCGCCGTCGATCGGAGCGAAGACGATATTCGTCAGCGCCTCGGTGATCGCGAGCACCGATCCCTTACCGGGGTCTGCCAGTGCGGCGACCGGAGCATGCCCGAGCGCCGTAGCGATACCGCGCTGCCCCTGGTAATCGAGCGCCACGACGGCACAGTCATTCAGCGGCAATTGGACGCTGCCAGCCGTTTGCTGCTTCGCCACGCGGCCCGTCACCGAACGGTCGACCTTGTTGGTCAGCCAGTCCTTGGCGGCCACCGCTTCGAGCTGCAACACATTTTCGATGTAATGTACCAGTTTTCCGGCATCGTACTGCGGTTCTGCATAGCTCTCCCGTACGGTACGGTCGTTCAGCACCGTGCGCGGCGCCTTGCCGAACATATCCTCCAGTTTCAGGTCGATCGGCTTATCGCCCGTTTTGTTGTTGACAAAAGTAAACTGCATGTCGCCCGTCGCCTCGCCGATCACATAGAACGGCGAACGTTCACGCTCGGCAATGCGGCGCAATTTGTCGATATTCTCCTCTTTGACGACGAATCCCATGCGCTCCTGCGACTCGTTGCCGACGATCTCCTTCGCGCTGAGGGTAGGATCGCCGATAGGCAGGTTCTCCATGTCGATCCGCCCGCCGGTCGCCTCGACCAGCTCGCTGAGACAGTTCAGGTGACCGCCCGCACCGTGGTCGTGAATCGAAATAATCGGGTTTTCAGTCTCCTCCGAAGCGGCCCGGATCGCATTGTAGGCTCGTTTCTGCATTTCGGGGTTCGAACGCTGCACGGCATTCAGTTCGATCGCACCGGCATACTCGCCCGTGGCCACCGACGAAACGGCACCGCCGCCCATGCCGATGCGGTAGTTGTCACCGCCCAGCAACACCACTTTGTCGCCCGGCTGCGGTTCGTCCTTGATACTGTCCTGCTTACGGCCATAACCGACACCGCCAGCCTGCATGATCACCTTGTCGAAGCCGAACTTCTTCCCGTTTTCGAAATGCTCGAACGTCTGCACACTACCGCAGATAAGCGGCTGGCCGAACTTGTTACCGAAATCCGAAGCCCCGTTCGAGGCTTT
This window encodes:
- a CDS encoding FtsK/SpoIIIE family DNA translocase, which gives rise to MATAAKKKPAAAEGRQPRQQGLSDTQRWSYGFALLAVALFILVSVVSYFIYWSKDQAVARFGQVFDATQDPVSNWGGKLGAVTANYIVGEWFGLFGICIPIVLIVLSLRIMRYRPMLLRKSVRLMLVLMILGSLALGYIFGDAWGVFGTGLGGAQGIYVARWLNSLIGVLGTGLLLALAFVIYAVYINRNTIGVINRLGKGMVDNSKKLGEVITSTAADLLPHDSRKEGDESFDNVVGADVSAGKNGTKQTGEGESAGASASCPGSPLAPSGGQPGVITDEEGFSVIIPGASVPNTVGEDFYDQVPRVAEQTDEDGFVIIKPVEESDSNVQPLQPVTRVDENGFEITGLPVENSDASAPGLTGIFGTGSDAQISGSGMSVTAADGSSGAFEKVDENGFTIQYAAGDGEPEQPAGVSAGGWPDAPAAGAMPGDYPVRRNDGTDNPFKADPVPPFAETADSPSGVASGNVPSAGGADFVAAVPQDTAIESSADMTVDRLPGDKILSEEEIENALYDPTLDLSSYQRPPLELLEDHTVEVSVTSEEIVENKNRIKETLENFGIKIDKVKATIGPTVTLYEIVPAPGVRISKIKNLEDDIALSLSALGIRIIAPIPGKGTIGIEVPNKDKKVVSMFSVIKSAKFQESTYDIPVVLGKTIQDETFVIDLAKMPHLLVAGATGQGKSVGLNAIITSLLYKKHPSELKLVLVDPKKVELTLYGKLERHFLAKLPGEDDAIITDTHKVIYTLNSLCIEMDARYDLLRKAEVRHVKEYNDKFRHRKLNPQKGHRFLPYIIVVIDEFADLIMTAGREVETPIARIAQLARAVGIHLVIATQRPTTNIITGVIKANFPARIAFRVTSMIDSRTIIDQPGANQLIGRGDMLVSTGNDLTRVQCAFVDTPEIERITEFISNQRGYLGAYELPEYNPDSADNGGSAGGNRANDLSQLDAMFDEVAHFVVQNQQGSTSSIQRRFSIGYNRAGRIMDQLEMAGVVGRAEGSKPREVLIQDVMSLEHLLAHMND
- the murI gene encoding glutamate racemase, with translation MNNAPIGVFDSGQGGLSVWSELYRRLPHESLLYYGDGKNCPYGNQPRERIVEYSDYAVRRMLSAGVKMVVIACNTATAAAIDHLRTTYDVPFVGLEPAVKPAVLTSRSGVVGILATAASLKGRLFRETSRKYADRARMIEQVGEGFVELVESDREDTPEAFETVSKLLGPMLEQGVDRIVLGCTHYPFLSGAMRRVIGDRDVRLVNPAPAIERRVEVLLEEFSLAAAEDHEPEYSFMTSADEEYLSRLIAKSERAKTLDLD
- the purL gene encoding phosphoribosylformylglycinamidine synthase; translation: MILFFRKANIIYAVDARKSLPAADIAKLTWLFSEAKQLDAEVLNGIFIGPRREMITPWSTNAVEITQNMGLEGIARIEEFEVVKSEDAPYDPMLRRMYRSIDQDIFTIRKQPDPVIYIDDIAAYNQQEGLALSDEEMAYLNELSRRIGRKLTDSEVFGFSQVNSEHCRHKIFNGLFIVDGEEMPSTLFGLIKKTTKTNPGRVVSAYKDNCAFLQGPVVEQFAPASPDTADYYGIKDFESVISVKAETHNFPTTVEPFNGAATGTGGEIRDRIAGGKGAFPVAGTAVYMTAYPRLDGGREWEQFTTPREWLYQTPEDILIKASNGASDFGNKFGQPLICGSVQTFEHFENGKKFGFDKVIMQAGGVGYGRKQDSIKDEPQPGDKVVLLGGDNYRIGMGGGAVSSVATGEYAGAIELNAVQRSNPEMQKRAYNAIRAASEETENPIISIHDHGAGGHLNCLSELVEATGGRIDMENLPIGDPTLSAKEIVGNESQERMGFVVKEENIDKLRRIAERERSPFYVIGEATGDMQFTFVNNKTGDKPIDLKLEDMFGKAPRTVLNDRTVRESYAEPQYDAGKLVHYIENVLQLEAVAAKDWLTNKVDRSVTGRVAKQQTAGSVQLPLNDCAVVALDYQGQRGIATALGHAPVAALADPGKGSVLAITEALTNIVFAPIDGGLPSVSLSANWMWPCKNEGEDARLYAAVQAASDYALALGINIPTGKDSLSMTQKYKDGEQVYAPGTVIITSVGEVSDVKKVVSPALKHRRSQMIYVDMSRDGFRLGGSSFAQVVGSVGMDVPTVTSADYFTRAFGAVQQLVEEGKVLSGHDVSAGGLITALLEMTFADNRSGMDLSLAALAEKDLIKVLFSEKPAVVLQVENGSEVCENLKFDGIDAYVIGDVNQERRFTVTNAGVEFSLLIDQLRDTWFKTSYLLDRRQSGVQKASERFANYKNQELSYKFPETFTGKLSQWGLEASRRTPSGIKAAVIREQGSNSEREMAWCMHLAGMDVKDVHMTDLISGRETLEDVNMIVFVGGFANSDVLNSAKGWAGAFLYNERAKEALDRFYAREDTLSLGVCNGCQLMAELGLITPDHEQKPRMLHNDSHKFESCFVNVEVQPTGSVLFDSMAGSRLGIWVAHGEGKFRLPYEEERYRIPLKYAYDQYPGNPNGSDYAAAAIVSADGRHLAMMPHIERSLRPWNWAYYPEERAADEVSPWIEAFVNARKWIEQRRNK